Part of the Rhizobium tropici CIAT 899 genome, TGGAACCGGACAGGATCTTGGTCTGCGCGTCGGGAAAGGTCGCCGCAGTACCTGAGGTCTGCCCGACGCCGCTCACCTTGCGGAAGTCATCGAGGATCCGCTCCTGGACGGTGACCGAAAGGCCGATGGTGCGCAACTGCTCCTTGGCGAGATTGGCAGCCTGTGCGTAAGCCGCGCGCGATGACAGGAAGGGTGAGCCGCCGCCGATCGCGAGCGCCATGACGCCGGCCGAATGCTTCAACAGAGAGCGTCTGTTCAATTCCATTTTGGACATTTTTGTTCTCCAGTGCTGATTGCTGTTCCCTTGGCCCTTGTCGGGCCTCTTCATTGCCGTATCGCCCCTACCCAGCCATCGCCGGACGATGACGATCAGTACCGCCCCACAAGGAGGCCACCATCAACGACCAGAACCTGGCCGGTCATGTAACTCGCGCCGTTTGACGCAAGGAATGCGATCACATCGGCGATGTCTTCCGGTTCGCCGAGCCGGCCCATCGGAATGAACTCGGCCGCCTTTTCCGCGCCGGCGGGGCCCAGTGAATTCTCTTCCGAAAGGAGCTGAGCCGTGCGGATATAGCCCGGTGCAATACCGTTGACCCTGATGCCGTCCTTCGCCAGCTCCACGGCAAGCCCGCGCACCAGCCCGACGACGCCGGACTTCGCCGCCGAATAATGGACATGCTCATCCCAACCATAGGCGACACCCATGATCGAGGAGAGCGCGACGATGCTGCCCGATCCGCGGGCGCGCATGCCGGGCACGGCGGCGCGCACCAGCTTGAAGATGCCCTTCAGATCGACATCCATG contains:
- a CDS encoding SDR family NAD(P)-dependent oxidoreductase; this encodes MDSLEKRVVIVTGAGIGIGQATAKAFAALGDHVVVTDILEKEGEQTVHDILTAGGSAEFHLYDVRSTEAANQLVADVEARFGKIDVIVANAGIAHRTPLDKLTDDKWDLTMDVDLKGIFKLVRAAVPGMRARGSGSIVALSSIMGVAYGWDEHVHYSAAKSGVVGLVRGLAVELAKDGIRVNGIAPGYIRTAQLLSEENSLGPAGAEKAAEFIPMGRLGEPEDIADVIAFLASNGASYMTGQVLVVDGGLLVGRY